Proteins co-encoded in one Arachis hypogaea cultivar Tifrunner chromosome 11, arahy.Tifrunner.gnm2.J5K5, whole genome shotgun sequence genomic window:
- the LOC112720818 gene encoding uncharacterized protein yields MGITGCSVGGYMDDTKFNKPMPWIGIYIAAASLACLIAVTVDLIHGIRGRKFWFPCRYFCLNATSLTIIGVALKLSVDLNTPVPQRHDQLAKLSSSALICTIIGNSMPSLGVTDNKETMMNVVAMGILVITMIVNICIQFVTGVIYVFWVEHAIIMLLMLILLMTMFSSAVAIPKMKHYLELKYEMNEEALKESANQVEEAEAEANNQVINSLREELMRFWMMAHTSSPQFVVGRSVTCTASGAFCLLSTMALAEAMLRSYLMPWSFRFCTGHSDYKWSTIMILIVQVAAVAIGTISPAFRWFTAISYRCPVLRHRSTKKRLQVEGYWTDRLILMKERPLGFRIRNRQYRKLAHDAKVILFKFLIKLQIGIVLTCKATQCVSVSLMCFVLAGCNFIRKLKSKFSHSVSSISSGTESRPNAKLDLRRFVLHLEGEEELVGVMMKDNRDATNHWFQAGEKKEPKHVIELIEKCSILEGFKGVVAFDSDQVPHLHCAEPPNSWSLPLVTLASIIVAIPNIDRCKVRNLIDALNEGLPYVKFIENNLDKEGKLIKVRTAAEIIWLGVDLYHKWHDVDLYKLSLQSESPKETLEKLSEAAKIRYHKFKAKYNHICIRVSPSSWPIKILASNSMYRISQATLLNHECMKDHSSERLFEALKGMICDILGACLTNLPHVISTKCLNSAIEEREDSVRYSVHVLGKTKKIIEMLEKRAFSVLDFGKGTNIEDWHLMHKQNKFLPFDPCSLENDTLKAPEKSSDCRLNID; encoded by the exons ATGGGGATAACAGGGTGCAGTGTTGGTGGGTACATGGACGACACAAAGTTCAACAAACCTATGCCATGGATTGGGATATACATAGCAGCAGCTTCCCTTGCTTGTCTCATAGCAGTAACTGTAGATCTCATACATGGAATTCGAGGCCGCAAATTCTGGTTCCCTTGCAGATACTTCTGCCTCAACGCTACTTCCTTGACCATAATCGGCGTTGCGCTTAAGCTTTCCGTTGATCTCAACACTCCGGTGCCTCAGCGCCATGACCAGCTCGCTAAACTCAGCAGCAGCGCCTTGATCTGCACAATCATTG GTAACTCCATGCCTTCTCTTGGTGTCACGGACAACAAAGAGACCATGATGAATGTTGTGGCCATGGGAATACTTGTGATCACCATGATTGTGAATATCTGCATCCAATTTGTTACCGGGGTTATCTATGTATTCTGGGTAGAACATGCTATCATCATGCTTCTAATGCTCATTCTCTTGATGACAATGTTCTCCTCCGCAGTGGCTATCCCAAAGATGAAGCATTACTTGGAGCTGAAGTATGAGATGAATGAGGAGGCGCTAAAAGAAAGCGCGAACCAAGTAGAAGAAGCCGAAGCCGAAGCCAATAATCAAGTCATCAACAGTCTTAGAGAAGAACTGATGAGGTTTTGGATGATGGCACACACTAGCAGCCCCCAATTTGTTGTTGGAAGGTCAGTGACGTGCACTGCGTCAGGCGCTTTCTGTCTTCTAAGTACAATGGCATTAGCAGAGGCTATGCTTAGGTCTTATTTAATGCCATGGTCCTTTAGATTCTGCACTGGCCACAGTGATTACAAATGGTCCACCATAATGATTCTCATAGTTCAGGTTGCTGCAGTGGCAATTGGTACTATTTCCCCTGCTTTTAGATGGTTCACTGCCATAAGTTATAGATGCCCAGTCTTGAGACATAGAAGTACTAAGAAGAGATTACAAGTGGAAGGATACTGGACTGATAGGCTAATTCTAATGAAAGAAAGGCCTCTTGGTTTTCGAATTCGGAATAGGCAGTACAGAAAGTTAGCCCATGATGCAAAAGTGATcctgttcaagttcttgattaaACTGCAGATAGGGATTGTTCTGACGTGCAAAGCAACACAGTGTGTTTCCGTGTCCCTCATGTGCTTTGTGTTGGCAGGTTGTAACTTTATCAGGAAGTTAAAGTCCAAGTTTAGTCACAGTGTTTCAAGCATTAGCAGCGGGACAGAGTCAAGGCCGAATGCGAAGCTCGATCTGAGgcgttttgttcttcatcttgaaGGCGAGGAAGAGCTAGTTGGGGTGATGATGAAAGACAATCGTGACGCCACTAATCATTGGTTTCAAGCTGGGGAAAAGAAGGAGCCAAAGCATGTCATTGAGCTAATAGAAAAGTGTTCAATCTTGGAAGGGTTTAAGGGAGTGGTAGCGTTTGACAGTGACCAAGTTCCTCATTTACACTGTGCAGAACCTCCAAATAGTTGGTCACTTCCTTTGGTAACACTAGCAAGCATAATAGTTGCAATTCCAAACATTGATAGGTGTAAGGTGAGAAATTTGATAGATGCTCTAAATGAAGGGCTTCCCTATGTGAAGTTCATAGAAAACAACTTGGACAAAGAAGGAAAATTAATTAAAGTGAGGACAGCTGCAGAAATCATATGGCTTGGAGTTGATCTATATCATAAGTGGCATGATGTGGATCTTTATAAGCTTTCCCTTCAAAGTGAGAGCCCCAAAGAGACATTAGAGAAACTCAGTGAAGCTGCGAAAATCCGGTATCACAAGTTTAAAGCCAAATATAACCATATATGCATTAGGGTATCACCTTCATCATGGCCCATCAAGATATTGGCATCTAATTCCATGTACAGAATAAGCCAAGCCACTCTATTGAATCATGAATGCATGAAAGACCATAGTTCAGAGAGGTTGTTTGAAGCACTGAAAGGAATGATCTGTGATATATTGGGTGCATGTCTCACTAACTTGCCCCATGTTATATCCACAAAGTGCTTGAATAGCGCCATTGAAGAGAGAGAGGATAGTGTCAGATATTCGGTTCATGTGCTTGGTAAGACCAAGAAGATTATAGAAATGCTAGAAAAAAGAGCATTTTCTGTCTTGGATTTTGGCAAAGGGACTAATATTGAAGACTGGCATTTGATGCATAAGCAGAACAAGTTCTTGCCTTTTGATCCATGTTCACTGGAGAATGATACTCTAAAAGCTCCTGAAAAATCAAGTGACTGTCGCCTAAATATTGATTGA